The Echinicola rosea genome has a segment encoding these proteins:
- a CDS encoding peptidase — protein MTFCLGIKTKHGIVGLSDTRITSGNETTTSKKVFVVNKKKHSFFVMTSGLRSVRDKAITYFTEVIQKQDDQFDKLYKTVNELGNQIKQVAKEDKKNLEEAGLDFNLHAIIGGQLQDDEEPKLYLLYPQGNWIEIRKGTPFVIIGNSGFGNPVLRRSITYDETLDFAIKSAFLAFDATRISANDVDFPIDTVTLSNNAFKIIEHRFEQQELIHISEFWNSRLKNAVSALPADTLQLAFQTNESPINER, from the coding sequence ATGACCTTTTGTTTAGGAATAAAGACCAAACACGGCATTGTCGGTTTATCCGATACCAGAATTACATCCGGCAATGAAACCACAACCTCCAAAAAGGTCTTTGTGGTCAACAAGAAGAAACATTCCTTTTTTGTGATGACCTCTGGACTCAGGTCGGTACGGGACAAAGCCATCACATACTTTACGGAGGTCATCCAAAAACAAGATGACCAGTTTGATAAACTCTACAAAACTGTCAATGAACTGGGAAACCAGATCAAACAGGTAGCCAAGGAAGACAAGAAAAACCTCGAAGAAGCAGGACTGGACTTTAACCTACATGCCATCATTGGAGGCCAGCTCCAAGATGACGAGGAACCCAAACTCTATCTCCTGTACCCCCAAGGCAACTGGATAGAAATCCGTAAGGGAACCCCATTTGTGATCATCGGAAACTCAGGATTTGGCAATCCTGTCCTCAGGAGATCGATCACTTATGATGAAACCCTGGATTTTGCGATAAAAAGTGCCTTTTTGGCCTTCGATGCCACTAGGATATCGGCCAATGACGTGGACTTCCCTATTGACACGGTAACGCTGTCAAACAATGCCTTCAAGATCATTGAGCACCGCTTTGAGCAGCAGGAACTGATCCACATTTCTGAATTCTGGAACAGCCGCTTGAAAAACGCCGTGTCTGCCCTTCCGGCCGACACCTTGCAACTGGCATTCCAAACGAATGAATCTCCGATCAATGAACGCTGA